From the genome of Streptomyces sp. NBC_01116, one region includes:
- a CDS encoding spore-associated protein A has product MTIIRRASAIGAAVTATACAAIALAPAAAAAEPTTQRAAAAPKATAAKAAAAKYNGACGGGYSVVNSAQIGTKGTVFLTYSSATGKNCVVTVRTTPGKAVHMTASLGFASPTTTVSDTGYYTTYAGPVYLDARGLCVTWRGEISGEVAGKNGTNCGSLAANRH; this is encoded by the coding sequence ATGACCATCATCCGACGTGCATCAGCCATCGGCGCCGCCGTCACCGCCACCGCCTGCGCCGCGATCGCCCTCGCCCCGGCCGCCGCCGCGGCGGAGCCGACGACCCAGCGGGCCGCGGCGGCACCGAAGGCCACGGCGGCGAAGGCCGCGGCAGCGAAGTACAACGGCGCCTGTGGCGGGGGCTACTCCGTGGTGAACTCCGCGCAGATCGGCACCAAGGGCACGGTATTCCTCACCTACAGCTCCGCCACCGGCAAGAACTGCGTGGTGACCGTCCGCACCACCCCCGGGAAGGCCGTGCACATGACGGCCTCGCTCGGGTTCGCCTCTCCCACCACGACGGTCTCGGACACGGGGTACTACACCACGTACGCCGGACCGGTCTATCTCGACGCACGCGGCCTGTGCGTCACGTGGCGGGGCGAGATCTCCGGTGAGGTGGCGGGCAAGAACGGCACCAACTGCGGTTCCCTGGCGGCGAACCGGCACTGA
- a CDS encoding DUF6086 family protein, with the protein MSQYYTLRDQTLWNPSNGASRLFMSQVTVYQAEVGVPSGIGPMEADECQIDSIAFAAFVDALLTWHGETRHAIMATLSEGFVATVLAWAEKANIEVKWEAAERAERCYLETASDPHAKEWTAALQQKSHELIRHIAA; encoded by the coding sequence GTGAGCCAGTACTACACATTGCGTGACCAAACCCTGTGGAACCCGTCCAACGGAGCATCCCGGCTGTTCATGAGCCAGGTCACCGTCTATCAAGCCGAAGTGGGTGTGCCATCCGGCATCGGCCCCATGGAAGCTGACGAGTGTCAGATCGACTCCATCGCATTCGCAGCGTTCGTCGACGCCTTGCTCACCTGGCACGGCGAAACCAGGCACGCCATCATGGCCACCCTGTCCGAAGGGTTCGTCGCCACTGTGCTGGCCTGGGCCGAGAAAGCGAACATCGAGGTGAAATGGGAGGCTGCCGAGCGCGCCGAGCGCTGCTATCTCGAGACGGCTTCGGACCCCCACGCAAAGGAGTGGACAGCCGCACTGCAACAGAAGTCACATGAGCTCATCCGACACATAGCGGCCTGA